A single Anopheles arabiensis isolate DONGOLA chromosome 2, AaraD3, whole genome shotgun sequence DNA region contains:
- the LOC120897645 gene encoding mucin-2-like: MSSLAYTCIQRCNRRKRVTCFVGVIILLLLTLVLANRSLTNSQLECEELSGLLSNKVTVTDTAIACVPKYPEAISSVRNLRKKRYFNPPQPRTSVQPPYVKRLCPQQDVRDYQSHYAAPNEAQLSTQPYQYFIWPSLARPWNDVGNNYETKHPLSKMPERNCYCPFPLLANNKLCYHGITCFPKTTTSIISTTTAIIPTSSTTASITSSTSTITIISSSNTETTGTATPTETTTTTTPTETTTSTTPTETTTSTILTETTTTTLTETTTITPTETSTTTPIETTTITPTETTTTTTLTETTTTTPTETTTTTLTETTTTTPTETTTITLLETTTTTPTETTTTTSTETTPTTTPTETTTSTTPTETTTTTSTETTTTTPIETTTITPTETTTTTTLTETTTTTIPPTTTTTITPPTTTTTTTPPTTTTTTTPPTTTTTTTPPTTTTTTTPPTTTTTTTPPTTTTTTTPTTTTTTTTPPTTTTTTTPSTTTTTTTPPTTTTTTTPPTTTTTTTPTTTTTTPPTTTTTTTPPTTTTTTTPTTTTTTTTPTTTTTTTSPPTTTTTTTPTTTTTTTTPTTTTTTTTPPTTTTTTTPSTTTTTTRTLPTTTPTTTRVVPSTTRATPRP, encoded by the exons ATGAGTTCATTAGCATACACGTGCATACAACGGTGCAATAGAAGAAAGCGTGTTacttgttttgttggtgtgaTCATCCTGCTGCTATTGACGTTAGTTTTGGCGAACAGATCGCTTACAAATAGCCAACTAGAGTGTGAAGAACTTAGTGGATTATTGTCAAATAAAGTGACTGTTACTGATACCGCAATTGCATGTGTTCCAAAGTATCCAGAAGCAATCTCCAGTGTGCGAAATTTACgcaaaaaaagatattttaaTCCGCCGCAACCTAGAACCTCAGTGCAACCCCCTTATGTGAAACGGCTCTGTCCTCAGCAAGACGTTCGAGATTATCAATCACATTACGCAGCTCCAAATGAAGCACAGCTATCAACACAGCCATATC AGTACTTCATTTGGCCTTCTCTCGCTCGCCCTTGGAATGATGTTGGTAACAATTACGAAACTAAACATCCTCTCTCAAAAATGCCTGAGAGAAATTGTTACTGTCCCTTTCCTCTACTGGCAAACAACAAGCTATGTTATCATGGTATAACATGTTTTCCAAAAACAACCACCTCCATAATATCAACTACAACGGCCATCATTCCTACATCTTCTACAACTGCATCCATCACTTCTTCAACTTCAACGATAACAATAATATCTTCAAGCAATACGGAAACTACTGGTACTGCAACCCCCACGGAAACTACCACTACTACAACTCCCACGGAAACTACCACTTCAACAACCCCCACGGAAACTACAACATCAACAATCCTCACGgaaactactactacaactcTCACTGAAACTACAACAATAACCCCCACGGAAACTTCCACTACAACTCCGATTGAAACTACAACAATAACTCCCACGGAAACAACCACTACAACAACCCTTACagaaactacaacaacaactccCACGgaaactacaacaacaaccctTACagaaactacaacaacaacccccACAGAAACTACAACAATAACCCTTTTagaaactacaacaacaacccccACAGAAACTACCACTACAACCTCAACTGAAACTACTCCTACAACAACCCCTACGGAAACTACCACTTCAACAACCCCCACGGAAACTACCACTACAACCTCAACTgaaactactactacaactcCCATTGAAACTACAACAATAACCCCCACGGAAACTACCACTACAACAACTCTCACGGAAACTACCACTACTACAATTCCACCTACAACGACAACTACTATCACCCCAccgacaacgacaacaactacaaccccaccgacaacgacaacaactACAACTCCACCTACAACGACAACTACTACCACCCCACCgacaacaactacaactacAACTCCACCTACAACGACAACTACTACAACTCCACCTACAACGACAACTACTACAACCCCAACTACAACGACAACTACTACAACTCCACCTACAACGACAACTACTACAACCCcatcgacaacaacaacaactacaaccccaccgacaacgacaacaactacaactccacctacaactactactacaacaaccccaactacaacaactacaactCCACCTACAACGACAACTACTACAACTCCAcctacaactactactacaacaacCCCAACTACAACGACAACTACTACAACCCCAACTACGACGACAACTACTACATCTCCAcctacaactactactacaacaacCCCAACTACAACGACAACTACTACAACCCCAACTACGACGACAACTACTACAACTCCCcctacaactactactacaacaactccatctacaacaacaacaacaactagaACCCTACCTACAACGACTCCAACTACCACAAGGGTTGTACCTTCAACCACTAGAGCAACACCTCGACCTTAG
- the LOC120897646 gene encoding integumentary mucin A.1-like, translating into MSSLAYTCIQRCNRRKRVTCFVGVIILLLLTLVLANRSLTYSQLECEELSGSFSNKVTVTGTANACVPKFLPEAISSVRNLRKKRYFNPPQPRTSVHTPYGKRLCPQQVVRNYQSHYAAPNEAQLSTQPYQYFIWPSLARPWNDVGNNYETKHPLSKMPERNCYCPFPLLAKNKLCYHGITCFPKTTTPIISTTTAIISTSSTITTISSTNTETTTTTTTAPPTTTTTTTPPTTTTTTTPTTTTTTTTPTTTTTTTTPTTTTTTTTPTTTTTTTTPTTTTTTTTPTTTTTTTTPTTTTTTTTPTTTTTTTTLTTTTTTTTPTTTTTTTTPTTTTTTPTTTTTTPTTTPSTTTTARTTPTTPTTITPTTPARTTPTPRPTRAPGR; encoded by the exons ATGAGTTCATTAGCATACACGTGCATACAACGGTGCAATAGAAGAAAGCGTGTTacttgttttgttggtgtgaTCATCCTGCTGCTATTGACGTTAGTTTTGGCGAACAGATCGCTTACATATAGCCAACTAGAGTGTGAAGAACTTAGTGGATCATTCTCAAATAAAGTGACTGTTACTGGCACCGCAAATGCATGTGTTCCAAAGTTTCTTCCAGAAGCAATCTCCAGTGTGCGAAATTTACgcaaaaaaagatattttaaTCCGCCGCAACCTAGAACTTCAGTGCACACCCCTTATGGGAAACGGCTCTGTCCTCAGCAAGTCGTTCGAAATTATCAATCACATTACGCAGCTCCAAATGAAGCACAGCTATCTACACAGCCATATC AGTACTTCATTTGGCCTTCTCTCGCTCGCCCTTGGAATGATGTTGGTAACAACTACGAAACTAAACATCCTCTCTCAAAAATGCCTGAGAGAAATTGTTACTGTCCCTTTCCTCTACTGGCAAAGAACAAGCTATGTTATCATGGTATAACATGTTTCCCAAAAACAACCACCCCCATAATATCAACTACAACGGCCATCATTTCTACATCTTCTACGATAACAACAATATCTTCAACCAATACGGAaactactacaacaacaaccacagctCCACCTACCACGACAACTACTACAACTCCACCTACAACGACAACTACTACAACCCCAACTACAACGACAACTACTACAACcccaactacaacaacaactactacaACCCCAACTACAACGACAACTACTACAACCCCAACTACAACGACAACTACTACAACCCCAACTACAACGACAACTACTACAACTCCAACTACAACGACAACTACTACAACcccaactacaacaacaactactacaACCCCAACTACAACGACAACTACTACAACCCTAACTACAACGACAACTACTACAACCCCAACTACAACGACAACTACTACAACTCCAACGACAACTACTACAACCCCAACTACAACGACTACTACTCCCACAACAACTCCGTCCACAACGACTACAGCTAGAACTACTCCCACGACTCCCACTACAATTACTCCCACGACTCCAGCTAGAACTACTCCCACTCCCCGACCCACTAGGGCACCTGGACGCTAA